Proteins from one Podospora pseudoanserina strain CBS 124.78 chromosome 1, whole genome shotgun sequence genomic window:
- a CDS encoding hypothetical protein (EggNog:ENOG503NYCY; COG:B), with product MPRDDLSIDFVRKMPPVEQLDPALVLDEFINRAQNLPEEVRFMQEELRDKELRYTALNKEKDELDERLQKWIKAHGSHQPNPKEAEIRAKALKNYDLLQQLSDEKLALSAKVLQAIEKHTRHLDIQIKMLYDRNEPGFADPDELPSLIRASAANITNSPIVRPPSGTNGSSLSHLANSVSQSSMRGSNSQIRNTQAQHHGSASAPATPAASMIMNRQAREGSAGPPKRGPRLNTSLSNLPTTSSGLARHSSLGPGTPKGHTTAAGNQRAGSAGPRASSKASGSGVANRKAGTPSSSSGRISASHKKGSSLGGNDPRSGTANKSGLSRVKRAAKNSPSSTAESELSDAESAVSGEESDAAPSRNSTGNNARGTPSLPRQNSGSHQSLGNQPTSSSTKNSPHAAHVHKAGGGGPGNHHGPPPPSHNRHHDDDDAMDIEEDDAGDDKKYCSCRNVSYGNMVACDNDDCPYEWFHWGCVGLKSEPNGTWFCPDCSRAAAGGDNRKKVVGGGGGGGGGHGSRPGGGGVGVGA from the coding sequence ATGCCTAGAGACGATCTATCCATCGATTTCGTGCGCAAAATGCCACCAGTCGAGCAGCTTGACCCGGCACTGGTCCTGGATGAGTTTATCAACCGGGCTCAGAATCTTCCCGAGGAAGTTCGCTTTATGCAGGAGGAGCTTCGAGATAAGGAACTGCGGTATACGGCACTcaacaaggaaaaggacGAGCTGGATGAACGGTTACAGAAATGGATCAAGGCACATGgcagccaccagcccaacccgAAGGAGGCAGAAATCCGCGCAAAGGCATTAAAGAACTATGACTTGCTTCAACAACTATCCGACGAAAAGCTTGCCCTCAGCGCCAAAGTACTACAGGCTATAGAGAAACACACCCGCCATCTCGACATACAAATCAAGATGTTGTATGACCGGAACGAGCCAGGATTTGCCGACCCGGATGAGCTGCCGTCTCTAATCCGCGCAAGCGCTGCCAATATCACAAACAGTCCCATTGTTCGCCCCCCAAGCGGCACCAACGGGTCTTCTCTCAGCCACCTTGCAAACAGTGTATCACAATCTTCCATGCGTGGTTCCAACTCTCAGATTCGAAATACCCAGGCTCAACATCAtggctcggcctcggcccccgcaaccccagcagcaagcatgATCATGAATCGGCAAGCCCGCGAAGGGTCCGCCGGTCCTCCCAAACGTGGCCCCCGTCTCAACACAagcctctccaacctcccaaccacatcctccggCCTGGCCCGCCATTCCTCCCTCGGCCCCGGCACCCCAAAGGGCCACACAACCGCGGCAGGAAACCAACGAGCCGGCAGCGCCGGCCCCAGAGCCTCATCTAAGGCATCAGGCTCTGGAGTCGCCAACCGCAAAGCCGGtaccccctccagcagctcGGGTCGCATCTCTGCCTCCCACAAAAAAGGCTCCTCCCTTGGTGGGAACGACCCCCGAAGCGGAACAGCCAACAAATCCGGCCTCTCCCGCGTCAAGCGCGCAGCAAAgaactctccctcctccacagcggAAAGTGAACTCTCAGACGCGGAATCGGCCGTCAGCGGCGAGGAGAGTGATGCTGCCCCATCAAGAAACAGCACCGGCAACAACGCAAGGGGAACCCCCTCTTTACCTCGTCAAAACTCGGGAAGCCACCAGTCTCTGGGTAATCAGCCCACAAGCAGCTCCACGAAGAACTCGCCTCACGCGGCTCACGTCCACaaggctggcggcggcgggccGGGGAATCATCATGgcccgccaccgccgtcgCACAACAGACAtcatgatgacgacgatgcgATGGAcattgaggaggatgacgcgGGGGATGACAAGAAGTATTGCTCGTGTCGGAACGTGAGCTATGGGAACATGGTGGCGTGTGATAATGATGATTGTCCATATGAGTGGTTTCATTGGGGGTGTGTGGGGTTGAAGAGCGAGCCGAACGGGACGTGGTTTTGTCCTGACTGTAGTCGGGCCGCGGCTGGGGGGGATAATAGGaagaaggttgttggtggagggggagggggaggtggtgggcatGGGAGTAGgccgggtggtgggggggttggtgttggggcaTGA
- a CDS encoding hypothetical protein (EggNog:ENOG503P1FY; COG:S): MGSTSDDPPMTSTTNTTNGNATASSPKGTNSSEEQSRKDEEYIPYWNVNVPPHLRTQTCPSYLLNLNPKDLSIISTPDSHYEIESWPTVLSKIRSYRPDLFQRIPSDLRRYHEFCYNIKQQYGSVMNFILSQRLGWEHPIIPKGDEPFECEEDVKILRNDWPYGIDGKIVHLVVWVKFELEAEGEKGDLTEKETKVVGEWVRKKFVVEGGLEEGRVVWFRNWTCLKSVKSVEHFHIMLFDPDKELVDGLTGGDVPLCERVKLSI, encoded by the coding sequence ATGGGCAGCACATCTGATGATCCCCCAAtgacatccaccaccaacaccaccaacggcAATGCTACCGCCTCTTCCCCCAAAGGCACCAACTCCTCAGAAGAACAATCCCGCAAAGATGAAGAATACATCCCCTACTGGAACGTAAACgtccccccccacctccgcaCCCAAACCTGCCCCtcctacctcctcaacctcaacccaaaAGACCTCTCCATAATCTCCACCCCCGACTCCCACTACGAAATCGAATCCTGGCCCACGGTCCTCTCCAAGATCCGGTCGTACCGCCCCGACCTCTTCCAGCGCATCCCCTCGGACCTCCGCCGCTACCACGAGTTTTGTTATAATATCAAGCAGCAGTACGGCTCCGTCATGAACTTTATCCTCTCGCAGCGTCTCGGTTGGGAgcaccccatcatccccaaggGTGACGAGCCGTTTGAgtgtgaggaggatgtcaagaTACTCCGGAATGACTGGCCGTACGGTATAGATGGCAAGATTGTCCATCTGGTGGTGTGGGTCAAGTTTGagctcgaggccgagggggaaaagggggattTGACGGAGAAAGAGAcaaaggtggtgggggagtgggtgaggaagaagtttgtggtggaggggggcttagaggaggggagggttgtttgGTTCAGGAATTGGACCTGTTTGAAGTCTGTCAAGAGTGTGGAGCATTTTCATATCATGCTGTTTGATCCAGACAAAgagttggtggatgggttgacGGGGGGGGATGTGCCGCTTTGTGAGAGGGTCAAGTTGAGTATATGA
- a CDS encoding hypothetical protein (COG:H; EggNog:ENOG503P7QE) codes for MTARALGMEITRLGVPTLVGVNPNEREARQMLVVTVGIEGIKVRGDRYVRVEKAVVKALGESSFETLEALGAHLIDKVEEVFVNGEDYTVRVKIEKPIAVPLAECPVVEVRRVVKDYYR; via the exons ATGACCGCCCGCGCGCTAGGGATGGAGATCACCAGACTCGGAGTGCCGACGTTGGTCGGGGTTAACCCTAACGAGCGGGAGGCGAGGCAGATGTTGGTTGTTACGGTGGGGATTGAGGGGATCAAGGTGAGGGGGGATAGGTATGTCAGGGTTGAAAAGGCGGTTGTGAAG GCGCTGGGGGAGTCATCATTCGAGACGTTGGAAGCGTTGGGGGCGCACTTGATtgacaaggtggaggaggtttttgtCAATGGGGAGGATTACACCGTCAGAGTAAAAATCGAGAAGCCGATTGCGGTTCCGTTGGCCGAGTGTCCggttgtggaggtgaggagagTGGTGAAGGATTATTATAGGTGA
- a CDS encoding hypothetical protein (EggNog:ENOG503NZR7; COG:S): MSSIHTIYPSSVPDTTTRRRDRIDEPRRPHQQPQQQPQQQLHLQQYQLQGAPSTPSKNSHLSAYPSPQQQYSSPSLNVNTPAESESTLSVHYQSSEFSEVDDPFFGASFNSIGGSPSFLVDDSLDSFLVDQQTSQSNISTSSQHVPQAGAVTFPLSPDKTPSLSTASPHADGKSEFATFPDLSQPSIGPHELSLTAQSSSVDLTPRTSNSEESSDSGLAPAAPIMHSHSPRVTVSHWEQDNNVGSYEFNTSQQAVHEAEPSPTVRDLSGRWANQSTGPSGLDPARRPNVEVPSMNELASDRDREQQNRRVDSWLQKHTARTTPSEFVPVMPQDANTNVPDREIEVSETQNVLKPGQTYYNENAAGGLTEEDVDFIRQNRNWADGPMVSSISSTRHQPETAQAAIARYTRMCDNESVVSRAATWGTRRRSLPSIFDYDVQATTNLFKKLSLSRGDNSRRPSIIGVMRDKLTRKPSVNNSKRSRGVENDDASSGGTDTSFERRDSQVKLAPPSPTPWNRKNSVPSINTALVAMGGSVAAIGTTHARSGSLSATPVHSPVVRSPSTLSVKKPLMNRLRSKSENQPPGIVDMWKMTGGPPVSNLGNAKSNAGDLDDDDDEEDDGFEEGDKTESTKLIDDITPNMAGFKDHVLKLNPQLSTVNAYLVERIAHQQIIRYKGLLNSRVKHIQAVKAQNCNCGSMCIALGGSANILNAGGTDPLSARFDGSDGEITPLEGAINQESFPQDIPMPPTSTLPAEFECQLCFTSKKFQKPSDWTKHVHEDVQPFTCTWDRCRDPKIFKRKADWVRHENEGHRHLEWWTCDVEDCRHICYRRDNFLQHLVREHKFAEPKVKTKAAIKRAGGNDPTWQRVEACHKETTALPQQEPCRFCGKTFPTWKKLTVHLAKHMEQISLPILKLVAKKDLDEDTIISPVQDPPPRQFPPTFNTQTQWDRSPVGQGPMVRQQGPMPVYTNAPLPGQFVYHHAIPQQQQFYPQHHSDFGDLAQSMGQTNLNMQPVGHHPVTGFTSLNTPAFGGGLPVTTSPYMSTPPNNYVSTPEIEPFPAMPTMSMNALGLQDPSAGVQMGYGGNMLDIHATGPEHQFTPQGSVSPFSHSPHQPQGPFYHPQ; this comes from the coding sequence ATGTCTTCGATTCACACCATATACCCCTCATCCGTCCCTGACACCACCACACGCCGCCGGGACCGGATTGATGAACCCCGCAGacctcaccagcaaccacaacagcaaccgcaacaacaacttcaCCTCCAGCAATATCAACTTCAAGGCGCCCCGTCGACGCCAAGTAAGAACAGCCATCTCTCTGCATACCCATCGCCCCAACAGCAGtactcctcgccctccctaAACGTCAACACCCCTGCCGAGTCCGAGTCCACCCTCAGTGTTCACTACCAGTCGAGCGAATTCAGCGAAGTTGACGATCCCTTCTTTGGCGCGAGCTTCAATAGCATTGGCGGCTCCCCTTCTTTCTTGGTGGACGATAGCTTGGATTCGTTTCTTGTCGACCAACAGACATCTCAGTCCAACATTTCGACTAGCTCGCAACATGTGCCACAGGCTGGCGCGGTCACCTTTCCTCTGAGTCCCGACAAGACCCCTTCACTATCCACGGCTTCACCCCACGCAGACGGGAAAAGCGAGTTTGCAACATTTCCTGACCTGTCTCAGCCATCGATTGGGCCGCACGAGCTCTCACTTACAGCACAGTCGTCTTCTGTCGACTTGACTCCAAGGACAAGCAACAGTGAGGAGTCAAGCGACAGCGGCCTTGCCCCAGCAGCTCCCATTATGCATAGTCATAGTCCGCGAGTCACAGTCTCCCATTGGGAACAAGACAACAATGTCGGGTCATATGAGTTCAACACCAGCCAGCAGGCAGTGCATGAGGCCGAGCCATCTCCCACTGTCCGTGATCTCTCGGGCCGATGGGCGAATCAATCCACAGGCCCGAGCGGTTTGGACCCAGCTCGTCGACCAAACGTCGAGGTCCCGAGCATGAATGAGCTGGCTTCAGATCGTGACCGGGAACAGCAAAACAGAAGGGTTGACAGttggctgcagaagcataCTGCCCGAACAACACCTTCAGAGTTCGTGCCTGTCATGCCTCAGGATGCCAACACCAATGTTCCCGATCGCGAGATTGAAGTATCAGAGACGCAGAATGTGCTAAAACCTGGCCAAACGTACTACAACGAGAACGCCGCGGGTGGTTTGACGGAAGAGGATGTCGATTTCATTCGACAGAATCGCAACTGGGCTGATGGACCCATGGTATCGTCCATTTCTTCCACTCGGCACCAGCCCGAGACCGCTCAAGCCGCTATTGCGAGATATACGCGGATGTGCGATAACGAGTCGGTTGTATCTCGAGCAGCAACATGGGGAACACGACGTCGCAGTTTACCTAGCATCTTTGATTATGATGTGCAGGCGACCACAAACCTCTTCAAGAAGCTCTCGCTGAGCCGAGGTGATAACAGTCGACGACCGAGCATCATTGGGGTCATGCGCGACAAGCTCACCCGGAAACCAAGTGTCAACAATAGCAAGCGGTCTCGTGGCGTTGAAAACGATGATGCAAGCTCTGGGGGAACCGACACATCTTTTGAGCGAAGAGACAGCCAGGTGAAGCTCGCACCACCAAGCCCCACCCCATGGAACAGAAAGAACAGTGTTCCAAGCATCAACACGGCGCTTGTTGCCATGGGGGGAAGTGTGGCAGCCATTGGGACCACACATGCCCGATCCGGCTCCCTCAGCGCCACTCCTGTCCACTCTCCAGTCGTGAGGAGCCCGAGCACGCTGAGCGTCAAGAAGCCCTTGATGAACCGATTGAGAAGCAAGTCAGAGAACCAACCGCCTGGCATTGTCGACATGTGGAAGATGACCGGTGGGCCGCCGGTTTCCAACCTTGGGAATGCCAAGTCGAATGCTGGTGATttggatgacgatgatgacgaggaagatgacggaTTTGAAGAAGGCGACAAGACGGAGTCAACCAAGCTCATTGATgacatcacccccaacatgGCGGGCTTCAAGGACCACGTTCTCAAGTTGAATCCTCAACTGAGTACCGTCAACGCCTATCTGGTTGAACGTATCGCCCACCAGCAGATCATCCGGTACAAGGGCCTCCTCAACTCTCGGGTAAAGCACATCCAGGCTGTCAAAGCACAAAACTGCAACTGCGGTAGCATGTGCATTGCACTCGGAGGCAGTGCCAATATCCTCAACGCCGGCGGTACCGACCCCCTATCTGCCAGGTTTGACGGTTCGGATGGAGAAATCACGCCGCTAGAGGGCGCGATCAATCAGGAGAGCTTCCCTCAAGACATCCCCATGCCTCCTACCAGCACACTGCCTGCCGAGTTTGAGTGTCAGCTGTGTTTCACGTCAAAGAAATTCCAGAAGCCTTCTGACTGGACCAAACATGTCCATGAAGATGTCCAGCCGTTTACCTGCACCTGGGACCGATGCAGAGACCCCAAAATCTTCAAGAGAAAGGCAGACTGGGTCCGCCACGAGAACGAAGGTCATCGGCACCTGGAGTGGTGGACGTGCGACGTTGAGGACTGCCGTCATATCTGCTACCGCCGTGACAACTTCCTTCAACACTTGGTTCGCGAGCACAAGTTTGCTGAGCCCAAGGTGAAGACCAAGGCGGCCATCAAGCGGGCAGGTGGTAACGACCCCACCTGGCAAAGAGTCGAGGCTTGTCACAAAGAGACCACTGCTTTGCCTCAACAAGAACCATGCCGCTTCTGTGGCAAGACGTTCCCGACCTGGAAGAAGTTGACTGTCCACTTGGCCAAGCACATGGAGCAGATCAGCTTGCCGATTCTCAAGCTGGTAGCCAAGAAGGATCTCGACGAGGATACCATCATCAGTCCTGTCCAAGATCCGCCACCGCGGCAGTTTCCTCCCACATTCAACACCCAAACCCAGTGGGATCGATCTCCGGTTGGCCAGGGGCCAATGGTCCGTCAACAAGGCCCAATGCCAGTATATACGAATGCGCCGCTCCCTGGCCAGTTTGTCTACCATCACGCTAtacctcagcaacaacagttttaccctcaacaccacagcgATTTTGGTGATCTCGCTCAGAGCATGGGTCAGACCAATCTCAACATGCAACCGGTCGGACACCACCCCGTCACTGGCTTCACTAGCCTCAACACGCCCGCCTTTGGCGGCGGACTTCCCGTCACAACAAGCCCTTACATGTCAACGCCGCCAAACAATTATGTGTCTACTCCAGAGATAGAGCCCTTTCCCGCCATGCCAACCATGTCGATGAACGCTCTGGGGCTGCAAGATCCCAGCGCGGGGGTCCAGATGGGGTATGGGGGTAACATGCTTGATATTCATGCGACTGGGCCTGAACATCAGTTTACACCCCAGGGTTCAGTGTCACCGTTTTCTCACTCGCCACACCAACCCCAGGGACCGTTTTACCACCCTCAGTGA
- the CBH1_2 gene encoding Exoglucanase 1 (COG:G; CAZy:GH7; EggNog:ENOG503NVUF) — translation MYRSAAFLTFASLVLGQQVGTYTAERHPSMPIQVCTAPGQCTRESTEVVLDANWRWTHITNGYTNCYTGNEWNATACPDGATCAKNCAVDGADYSGTYGITTPSSGALRLQFVKKNDNGQNVGSRVYLMASSDKYKLFNLLNKEFTFDVDVSKLPCGLNGAVYFSEMLEDGGLKSFSGNKAGAKYGTGYCDSQCPQDIKFINGEANVEGWGGADGNSGTGKYGICCAEMDIWEANSDATAYTPHVCSVNEQTRCEGVDCGAGSDRYNSICDKDGCDFNSYRLGNREFYGPGKTVDTTRAFTIVTQFVTDDGTDSGNLKSIHRYYVQDGNVIPNSVTEVAGVDQTNFISEGFCEQQKSAFGDNNYFGQLGGMRAMGESLKKMVLVLSIWDDHAVNMNWLDSIFPNDADPEQPGVARGRCDPADGVPATIEAAHPDAYVIYSNIKFGAINSTFTAN, via the exons ATGTACCGCTCAGCAGCTTTCCTCACCTTTGCCAGCCTCGTGCTTGGACAACAAGTTGGCACCTACACAGCTGAGCGCCATCCTTCTATGCCTATCCAAGTGTGCACTGCACCGGGCCAATGTACAAGGGAGAGCACGGAGGTGGTCCTTGAC GCCAACTGGCGCTGGACACACATCACAAACGGCTACACCAACTGCTACACCGGCAACGAGTGGAACGCAACCGCCTGTCCAGACGGAGCCACCTGCGCGAAGAACTGCGCCGTCGACGGCGCCGACTACAGCGGCACCtacggcatcaccaccccttcgTCCGGAGCCCTGAGGCTCCAGTTTGTCAAGAAAAACGACAACGGCCAGAATGTCGGCTCCAGAGTCTACCTCATGGCCAGCTCGGACAAGTACAAGctgttcaacctcctcaacaaggaATTCACCTTTGACGTGGACGTCTCCAAGCTCCCGTGTGGATTGAACGGCGCCGTGTACTTTAGCGAGAtgctcgaggatggtgggctCAAGTCTTTCAGCGGGAACAAGGCCGGTGCCAAGTATGGCACTGGGTATTGCGACTCTCAATGTCCACAGGATATCAAGTTTATCAATGGCGAG GCAAACGTCGAAGGCTGGGGCGGAGCCGACGGCAACTCAGGCACAGGCAAATACGGCATCTGCTGCGCGGAAATGGACATCTGGGAAGCAAACTCGGACGCGACAGCCTACACCCCGCACGTCTGCTCCGTCAACGAGCAGACCCGCTGCGAGGGCGTCGACTGCGGCGCCGGCAGCGACAGGTACAACTCCATCTGCGACAAGGACGGCTGCGACTTCAACTCGTACCGCCTCGGCAACAGGGAGTTTTACGGCCCTGGCAAGACGGTCGACACGACCAGGGCCttcaccatcgtcacccAGTTTGTCACCGACGACGGGACCGACAGTGGCAACTTGAAGAGTATCCATCGGTATTACGTCCAGGATGGGAATGTGATTCCTAATTCTGTCACCGAGGTTGCGGGGGTGGACCAGACGAATTTTATCAGTGAGGGTTTCTGCGAGCAGCAGAAGAGTGCGTTTGGGGATAATAATTATTTTGGGCAgctgggggggatgagggctATGGGGGAGagcttgaagaagatggtgttggtttTGAGTATTTGGGATGATCA TGCTGTGAACATGAACTGGCTCGACAGCATCTTCCCCAACGATGCTGACCCGGAGCAGCCAGGTGTTGCTCGCGGGAGGTGCGATCCTGCTGATGGAGTGCCGGCGACGATTGAGGCTGCTCATCCGGATGCGTATGTTATTTACTCCAACATCAAATTTGGGGCTATCAACTCGACTTTCACTGCCAATTAG